A single Numenius arquata chromosome 1, bNumArq3.hap1.1, whole genome shotgun sequence DNA region contains:
- the CAB39L gene encoding calcium-binding protein 39-like — protein sequence MPLFSKSHKNPAEIVKVLKENMAILEKQEKKTDKASEEVSKSLQAMKEILCGTTDKEPPTEVVAQLAQELYNSGLLVTLIANLQLIDFEGKKDVSQIFNNILRRQIGTRSPTVEYISAHPHILFMLLKGYESPNIALRCGIMLRECIRHEPLAKIILFSEQFRDFFKYVEMSTFDIASDAFATFKDLLTRHKLLVAEFLEQNYDAIFEDYEKLLHSENYVTKRQSLKLLGELILDRHNFAIMTKYISKPENLKLMMNLLRDKSPNIQFEAFHVFKVFVASPNKTQPIVEILLKNQPKLIEFLSNFQKERTDDEQFTDEKNYLIKQIRDLKKPTA from the exons GCATCGGAGGAAGTGTCAAAATCTCTGCAAGCGATGAAGGAAATTCTGTGTGGGACCACAGACAAGGAGCCACCTACTGAAGTCGTGGCTCAGCTGGCACAAGAGCTTTACAACAGTGGCCTTCTAGTGACGCTTATTGCCAACCTGCAGCTGATAGATTTTGAG GGGAAGAAGGacgtttcccagatatttaacaacaTCTTGAGAAGACAAATTGGCACACGCAGCCCTACTGTGGAATACATTAGTGCCCATCCACATATCCTATTCATGCTTCTAAAAGG aTATGAATCCCCAAATATTGCCTTACGCTGTGGAATTATGCTGAGAGAGTGTATCCGGCATGAACCCTTGGCCAAAATCATACTTTTTTCAGAACAGTTCAGAGACTTTTTTAAATATGTGGAAATGTCAACATTTGATATAGCTTCTGATGCCTTTGCTACATTCAAG GACCTGTTAACACGACACAAATTATTGGTAGCAGAATTTCTGGAACAAAATTATGATGCG ATCTTTGAGGATTATGAAAAACTGCTTCACTCCGAGAATTACGTTACAAAGAGACAATCTTTGAAG CTGCTGGGTGAGTTGATTCTGGACCGACACAACTTTGCCATCATGACAAAATACATCAGCAAACCAGAAAATCTGAAGCTGATGATGAACTTGCTGCGAGATAAAAGCCCCAACATTCAGTTTGAAGCATTCCACGTGTTCAAG GTTTTTGTGGCCAGTCCAAACAAAACACAGCCTATTGTGGAAATCCTGTTGAAAAACCAACCCAAGCTAATTGAGTTTCTGAGCAATTTCCAGAAAGAGAGGACGGATGACGAGCAATTCACTGATGAGAAGAACTACCTGATTAAGCAAATCCGAGACTTGAAAAAGCCGACAGCATGA